In Penaeus monodon isolate SGIC_2016 chromosome 7, NSTDA_Pmon_1, whole genome shotgun sequence, the genomic stretch cccggataaaatatagagaatgattacctaaaaaggtaccaccggcactctccgtggaaaggaactggggaccctaccacgtactcactccaagagcatcacagcatgaaaactacaattaagtatcatgctgtggccacggcggctcagacatgaacctaccgtaaaagaagatacatgtgtgcatatatatatatatatatatatatatatatatatatatatatatatatatatatatacatgtgtgcatatatatatatatatatatatatatatactatatactaatatattatagatatgtatctatatgtgaattagatatatatatatatatatataatatatctagaataagtggtgtgtgtgtggtgtgtggttgtggtgtgcgtggtgtgtgtgagtgtgtgtcttatgtatatatatatatatataatatatatatatatatatatatatatatatatatatatatatatatatatatatatatatatatatatatgtgcatatacacacatatccacacctctccctctccctctttccccatccatTTACAAGCAGCACGTGATATGAAAACATCAGTGACATTATTATTGACACTCGACCTCAGACTCTAATCAGTAAATCTTATCAAACAGATAAGCGTGTAAATTAACAGCTTCGTCAAATTAACAGCTTCGTCCAGCCAGTCAGGAATCCGGGTGAATCCGCAGCTCGCACTTACGCGAACGTCCTCCTCTCAACAACAGTATCACTCGAATCACAAGACAGAGCAggtggaaaacgaagaaaaaacgaaggacCACGACGAAAAATCCAGGGAGTGTAGACTGGTATAGTCTAAAACCCaataaaggaagacaaaaaaaaagaagaaatgtttcTCGTCAGGCAAGGATTTCTCGTAATTTCCTCGTGTTTGCTCTCCTTGGTGGCTGCGAGTTCGTCAAGAACTGTGAGTTTTATCTTGTGGAGTATATGGTTGGTTTTATGAGGTTATGTGCGAAGCGTAGGAGTGAGAGGGATACTTACAGGAGTTATTACTGTGATAAagggtacacacacatacacacacttaaaaaaaaagtgtttctgtATCGTTATCTGTATCATTGTGTCTTCCTGCTGCGTGTGTCTTTACAGATCTTTGCCTACCATGGCTATGTGTGTACTTAGGCATACCAGTGCTTtagatgatgaatgaatgatacaaagtaagtctctctctctctctctctttctctctctctctctctttctctctctctctttctttctctctctctctctctctctctctctctctctctctctctctctctctctctctctctctctctctctctctctctctctctctctctctccctcactccctctctctctccctctctcttcccctctctcactctttctcttcctctctccctcaatctctccctctccttctctctctattagtAGGCCCTAGTAACCTATCGTGATTTTCCCATTTCTGATTTCCatattccttgaattggtgggaaaatgtgtttttcttcttattataaattgatatcaatactgttattattgttattgatgttatggttATGAAATTGTTATTAAAGTCTTGGTAACATttgagacaatgaaataatacaaaagaccctttccaaaagtcaaagaaaatgataaacaggtgagataggtaggactaataactgtctccttggtgattaagcatgTAGAgccatctacatataaatataataaataaacttgtattacactgggcatggcatgtattcttgccatccattCCAATTGGGTTGATTCTTCTCTGTAGGACATGGTTAGGCTAACTCAATCCTTTTTTGTAATTCCTATCCATATATTTCCAGGTCTCCCCTCCTGTCATCAACCCAGGCTGCACAACATCATGCTCAGAGCCCTGGGTAGTCCACATTAAAGCTGATGGGGAGAATGACACAATCCACCACATCTGGGGCATGCATGctgccccttcctttctctttgctaCAACGGATTTGTCGTCTGAGCTGAAAGTCAACTGGAAGAAATTGGAGGCAGGAGAAGAGAAGTCGATTCAGTTTGATTCTCCACCAAATTACGTCTTTGGATTTGCTATACCCAATGTGAGTGTTTTTAATTTTAGGAAGAATGAGGCTGACCCTGAACATCAAAATTGAGATTGAGATTCACAGAATTTTATAATGCATATTACAAactattctaattttttttagcaGGTTTGGGATAATCATTATTTGATAATTGGCAGGTTTATCATGATTTTTGAACTACAAAGATATTATTTGTAGATTTTGCATTCAACCAATAGTACATGTAAAGATGACCTAGTCAAACTTTTTAATTTCAGTTGATACTCTTCAATGATGTCAATGATACAGGCAAGCTGGACGGCATCCCTGCTGAAGATCGGCAAGTTGTTTCTATGTCAGAGTTTGAGTGGGAGGTGCAAGAAACCTTCAATGATTCAACCCGTGAGGCAGCAGTGATATTCAAGACTTCAAAGTTCAGAGGAGACCCCTTGCCCAATGACACTCACATCAGTATTCAGGTTGGTTGTTGATAGTGTATGTTTAAAACCAACTGCTTATCAAAACTAGCTGCTAAGATAAGATGCATTGCAGATAGTCAGCACTACATTATGTGTATTGCATATACTCCCATCATTGGGAGGTTACCTTTATCTTGgaattgtatttaattttttttctcatttaaacATTTTATAGTGATAAGGAATAAAGAACATTTATTGTATACAAAATATGCACAGCAATTGGTGCCCGGAATGTACAATCAATATGCATACTTTTCTCAGGCTAGAATTCATAAATAAGTCTAGATGTTAGAAACTTTGTATTGATATTAAAACCTTGTTAGCTTCGCATTATTCTATATTGAAGCATATTAAGTGACAAGTGCTGACATGCATTAGTCACCAGATAACTCAATAACAATATCTGGATCAACTCATGAATATAACATGAATTTCTCCATCTAAACAGTTGAACTTGTTATTATGCCTATTCCATCAGGAGCTAGTATCTAGATGATGTAGGAAGTTTTTATTCTAcaaaactaatattttttattcattctctgaAAAAACATATGGCAAATGGAGCAAAAAGACATGGATACACCATGAATACCACCAAATGAGCAACTTGTGATGATTTAGTGAACTATTTTTATTGTCTTCTATTACTGGCCATCATCTGCCATATTTTATTATGAAAGAATTGGAATAATGTAGAAAAGGGAGGGCTTTGTAACACTCCCTATTTGCCCCTCCCAGTGCCAGATTTACCTGATGCCATTTATGCTAATATTTTTGGGAGACAGGGAAGCCATGGTACAGGAATTAATTTCTTAAAGTAAGAACTTTGTACATCTTGTAGGATAACAGATTCTGTCTCCTTCTCACACTGTTGGACTTATCTTCTTTGTTACTGCTCTGAGAATACTAACAGAGATCATGCTCACTGCTATAATTACTTGTATGTGAAAACTTGGTTTTATAATAAATTGTTAGTGATTGGGACCCCAGCTATAATGGGAAGTGGTGACCAATAGAATCTTTAGGTAGGTCCTATGTGTGTCATTCAAGATGTACCCACTTTATTTACTGAAGATAAAGTAATTCCCATAAATATTTCTCCATCCATTAGATGGCAGCTTATGGTGTGGATGGTAGAAGCACAGTGTTACCCCACCTCATAAGAACACCTGACTCGGCTCAATTTGACATTGTGCTGGATCACCTCTTCTTGAATTTAAACTCAACAGAATTGTGAGTTCAATTCTAATTAGgattttgtgtgatttttaaatatttattttgaatttttcctgtcatatatattttagaagaATTTTTTTCTACCTGATTGGATAATTACTTCATATAGTAAAAGAATATTCTTACTTTTATGGCATTAAAATGTAtgatttttagaaataattttcTGTCTGAAATCCCTTTTTCTTGCATGGtttttattatgaattaatatatcTTTCAGAACCCTTGAGAAGAAGCCAGACTATTATCCAATGAGTGGTTTTGCAAAACCACGCTGGGCCTTCGATTTCTTATTGTTTAGTACAGAGAAAGCAGATGGAAAGACAAtgcaaatttcaaaacaaaagtcTCTTGATGATGAAAATACTCCTGGAGTTTTTCATGTgagtttaatgtatttttattcttgCATTTCAGTTTACAGTTAATCATGCATAGTTCAAGTCTGATAAAGGATTAGTACAATTAGTAATttaggagaagataaaaaagaaagaatgattcAAGAGTATTTGAATGATAATTTCTTACTGTTCCTAGTGACAGTGTTTTGTTTAGGGAATGTTAAAAGCTAATGGTCAGTattgatacaaataaaaattctTTGCTTTAAGTTAGTAGTTGCTGAACATACATTAATCACTGAAGTTAAGgtataaaaattaagatattttttttcttggcagcTGGATGAGATCACCACACCATTAACTCAGGCAGGAAAACAGGGTGGTTACCTTCAGTGGCGACCAGTTAGCTACCTCACCAGTGATCGTGACATTAATTTTTCCACCTTTCCCAATATCAATGAGACTTTTCCACCTCTTGATAACATTACACTTGCAAAGTCCTCTTTGGCATATGCCCTGCTTGGAGAGGACCTGTTGACAAGAGTCACAGCCACAACAACAGTAGCATTTGGACAGCCAAAAGACAACTTCTACACTGGCAGTAACTACACAACATGGTAAGTACTATTGGAAAAATATGGTGTGCTGATACTTTAGGTCATGAATCCTGAAGAGGTTGTGGATATGTTAAACTTCTATCTTCCAGTTCTTTGTATCAAACACTATTGAAAGAGACACAAGACAAGTGATTTtacttcattctcatttttcatttggATTTAGAGTCTTGGAAACATATTGCATGGaagattatattttgttttatctcacACTTGATTTGTTCTCAACTACTATACAGTAAAAATGAATTTCAACaattttgacttttttattaCAGGACTGTGGCTATGGGGCAAGGTTCCCCTCCCATTGAGACATTTTCAACCATGGTAATTATCGTCATTAGCTTGGGGGTTGGCATCCCTGTGCTTATGTTCCTCATTGGAGGTATTGTGATAGCCTCACGCAGGTGTCGTCAGTCATCAGATCAACTCCTGCTGAATTAGGCCTGtcagttttttatataattacccCACAGAGATCTTTATGGATTTATTGTTAAATGGTCACTAGTATTTTCTTTAttagatatacttatacatatatcaaaacatGAAATTATGCTAACCTTAAATGATAATTCAGTTCTCATGAAAATAAGTGCCTTCTGAGATTGTTGCAGGGTTTTGTTAATGTTTTGACACAACAGACATACTTGATACAAGTCCAAGTGTTATAGCAGGATAAACTTTGTAGGAATCATCTTTAAGGTTTGATAATGTTAGCATATAACACCCAAACCTCTCGCCAAATGACGGGTTTTCCTATGCTTAAGTGGCTGTTTGTGAGGTCACACAGTACTAGTTCTGTGATTCAGTCATTGTTTGCTGTGCATCTGCATTCCCATGGTTTTCATTTGCAAgtgtgaaaaaataatagtattcaGCCAGTTTTGTAAGTGTAGCTTTGAATGCAGAGGTTCAGTTTACATCTCTAGTGTCCCATGATGAATATGATTTAAACTACAAACTGTCTTCAATATACATCCAGAATGGATTGATACCAAATTCACTTGATATAGTATTTGTACATGTTATCAAAAAActaatagaaatttaaaagtaGCTATGAATAGTTACTGAAGTTTTCCAGATTTTAGAACAATGTATCTGGGTCTTTCTAATTCTGaatttctgtatttcattttGCATTAATGTAATTCAaactttatttttacataattgattttaataattaattgagACGGTTTAGAAGCAGGAATGAAAAACTGTGACAAACAGTGACAGTATATGGTTCTTCATCTATATAGGAATTAATTAATGGTGCCTTAACATCTTGATGAAAATCTAGCATTAGGTATATGAGATTCACAGAATTAGTATAAGACTGTTTGACTGCCTTTACACAGTAGCATTATTTGATAGTATTGCCATGGTGTTGACAGTGATaatggaatttattttttaaacttactTTTAGTAAATTTCTTAGTTCACAGAACTAGTAATGTTTAATGGGACCAATAGTATGTTACTGTATTTACTAACCAGGCCACATTGTTGCTAGTCAGAACTTTTACAATTTAGAATTAATCCATTGGTGCCAGGTTCATACACTGAGAACTAGTTttgttttgtccattttttttacacatggatggctccacaagtgcttaatcaccaaatAGTCAATTACTAGGCCTACTTGATCTTACCTTTTTACCCTAATctttgaaattatgaaaaaaaaaaaaaaaaaaaatactattattattgttattgacatcattattaaaatttattattggcatcatcattattgttatgttattaatagtactgataataatagaaaaaatagtaacCAAGCACTTGTAGGGCCAGTTAAGCGTAAACAAAACCAGCAAattaaaatcacagtggacaaGGCATGTTGGTGCAAATACATTCCCTGGCCACATCCCTTCCAGCTTCAGAGGATTAATGGatcatgtaatgttttttttctttcttattttgaatACCAAAGTTGACCTAATAATGTCTAGTTATGTATGATGTGAAAACCACATCCCAAGGAACAGTATGTTTGCatgcatttttcttgttttccatctttcttttctgattttccAAATGGAAGTTTTTGAAGATTAACTTAGTTGGTGTCATATGCTCAGGTGCTGTCATCAGACAGCTGTGTAGTGTGAAACAGTTCCTTAAATTGCTATAATTTTCATGTAAAATAAGTCTGAAAACAATTGGTTGTGATTTAAAAAGTTGGTATGTCATTTGAAAGCACTTGCTTTGTCAACCTgactttaattttttacatagATAATCATTGCACTTCAAAGCAGGTTATTTAGAATTACTAAACAAGTAATTGTTCAGtacaaatttaattaattaatttatttactattattattattattattattattattattattaatattattaatattattaatattattaatataataatattattattattattattattattattattattgttattattattatttatatatatatatatatatatttttttttttttttttttttttttttttttttttttttttttttttttgtcgtcatATGATATCGTGTAACTTTTAATAAGTATCACACTTAATCTTGAGggctttgttgttttttcaaggATCAGAGGTTGTAAGAATAGTGGTGGTGTATGCAATTGATGTTTTgtgtatctaaaaaaaagaactaCCATACCATGTGTTGATATACTGTGGTTATTTGATCTCATGAAAGGGAAAGTAAtgtatgtggaaaaaaaatataaaaccattttACTGTATACTTAATGAAGTAAGAAATGCAGTATATATTAGTACAGTTAGGAGTCCATATTTCTACTCATAACTGGTTTATAAGTTTGTCATATATTTGTCATCTCTTCATTGTCTGAATACTCAATAGGGTTTTTTCTGTAACCTCTTTATTTTTAGAGAGATTCTGTTGATAAGGTACAGGTACTAGTAAGCACAGAGTTCCTCTAAAAAGTTGCCTCTTGGTTAGTATGGCTTTTATTGGGATGAGGAGTGTTTTATCAAGGTCAGATATCAATTACTGGACATCATAACCCACTATATTACACCATGCTTTATCTCCCTGTTGTATTTTTCCATGATATTTCACCATAAATAAATGTGATAACTGTGTGGTTCTCATGTGACATATGATAGGCATATGACTTACATCTGAGGAAATCTGCAATCAGGGTGTAAACTTCTGTATTGGAAGCAGATCTGGTTGATATTCCATAGTCTGCTTTAAAATTTCATGGAAAGAGAAATAATCCTTACAAACCACAACTTTCAACACTCTCCCATTGTTATATCCCATGGGGATATAACATTGGAgtccattatttattatctcgTGCTTTGAAAAGTTATTTGTTCTATCTCAAACCTTGTGTACATCCCCTGTCTGTTTGctgtttcttactttttctttctgtgaTGGGATTTTTGTGATAGTGATTAGCTTAACTGATAATGATGTAAACTACTCTCACAGTACACACATGGTAACTTAGATTATTCCTAAAAATATCAGGTTGATTGTGGTGTTtgcatttattttaatattttgtcttATAGTATGATGAAGAGTGAGCATCTGGTAAACAAAGGAGTAATTCACTTGCTTGAAAAGGTGTctttttgtatgaaaaaatatgttaaataagTGGTAATAGCTATGGTTGtctattttcttcgttatttttgtAGGAGGTTGAAATGAtgcacagattttttttaaagtatagttCCATTAGGATTGCTAACCTGAGCCTTTGGAAAACTACATCTGTGTTTGTTCTATTTTGAAATCAGAAACGTATTCATCAGTACATGGATATGAACAGATTCACCTCAGTGTTATGCAGACAGTGTACCCACCCCGTAAAAAGTAGGCATATTTACTTATCATGGCACTTACCCAAAGAAATATTTCTACACTTATTACTCATTTATCCAAGGGTTAAAGACCACTGAATTATGCTATGTCCATTTAAGACTCTCTATAGCTGAATTTAC encodes the following:
- the LOC119575263 gene encoding glycosylated lysosomal membrane protein-like gives rise to the protein MFLVRQGFLVISSCLLSLVAASSSRTVSPPVINPGCTTSCSEPWVVHIKADGENDTIHHIWGMHAAPSFLFATTDLSSELKVNWKKLEAGEEKSIQFDSPPNYVFGFAIPNLILFNDVNDTGKLDGIPAEDRQVVSMSEFEWEVQETFNDSTREAAVIFKTSKFRGDPLPNDTHISIQMAAYGVDGRSTVLPHLIRTPDSAQFDIVLDHLFLNLNSTELTLEKKPDYYPMSGFAKPRWAFDFLLFSTEKADGKTMQISKQKSLDDENTPGVFHLDEITTPLTQAGKQGGYLQWRPVSYLTSDRDINFSTFPNINETFPPLDNITLAKSSLAYALLGEDLLTRVTATTTVAFGQPKDNFYTGSNYTTWTVAMGQGSPPIETFSTMVIIVISLGVGIPVLMFLIGGIVIASRRCRQSSDQLLLN